One genomic window of Triplophysa rosa linkage group LG11, Trosa_1v2, whole genome shotgun sequence includes the following:
- the LOC130561536 gene encoding protein phosphatase 1 regulatory subunit 29 — MKNILPTFTNKSSLHFVFKHPLPSSPIMKSKLTALPPCTTFLLFSFFLLLCQPALVRGDCWLIEGDKGYVWLAICSQNQPPYETIPQHINNTVHDLRLNENKIKAIFFTSLSRFTNLTDLNLTKNEISYIEDGAFASQANLQVLQLGYNKLTNLTEGMMRGLGRMQCLFLQHNLIEVIATNAFWECPSLSNLDLSSNKLARLDPSTFTVLGRLMGCELAGNPFHCGCELYSFLTWLEAFNNVTHTYDRLQCETPRELNSYPLLSPVGSHGRSARYILSSVCRDGVLIPGMTSLPPDPEVSGMEPDIFDPLRPYHQPTTSSENAFSPSIKLQHVSLSSASLLIQIPKPYSKMYILVQYNQSFVSDVMNLKNKKELITLDKLKPNTNYTFCVASIRNSQRYNHTCLYFSSRAPNPDDLMPPPSTTTHYIMTIVGCLFGMLIVLGFVYYCLRRRRRQEEKEKSICVKKTILEMRYGPEVAAAVANDPAAVQKLHEQSHHQHHHGKLAMSSSSSSAMLGHGSANTSSSRLSSIPQVEKMATAFSETIATKGNYMDIRTSAIGDDRGRDGAVVHGLREEDFREDDGSDLGDDSDDDGRGSASEISTIAMEVDKVNQIINNCIDALKLDCVAASTTSTTTSGPTSPPPTSSSSLTRGLIPTSISINDTCQVLPSPKIPAPPPLPFTAPLSERPGITGGGFMSPPYRPPPPATAVRPIQRQMSADAAVIVSASKRHCRPSSGKGGRVYSLDVPEPLSPDPCQYPDKGSPVGCGEPLERLPLVCGGGGCSIDGDIVDGMALQQHLEVHPDYHCAEHRHSVPALYYEGSHDSPAQRVSFLKPLSRTKRDAASYSQLSPRHHNYSGYSSSPEYSSESTLRIWERFRPNRKGPREESCYVTAGNALRKKVQFAKGEDLHDILDYWKGVSAQQKL, encoded by the coding sequence ATGAAGAATATTTTGCCTACTTTCACTAACAAATCCAGCCTCcactttgtttttaaacaccCCCTTCCTTCATCTCCCATTATGAAGAGCAAATTGACTGCACTCCCTCCCTGTACCACTTTCCTcttattttcctttttcttgCTCTTATGCCAGCCAGCATTGGTCAGAGGTGACTGCTGGCTCATCGAGGGGGATAAGGGTTATGTGTGGTTGGCAATCTGCAGCCAGAACCAACCACCATATGAGACAATCCCACAGCACATCAACAACACAGTACATGACTTGCGGCTTAATGAGAACaagataaaagcaatttttttcaCCTCCTTGAGTCGCTTCACAAACCTGACTGACCTCAACCTCACCAAGAATGAGATCTCCTACATCGAAGATGGTGCTTTTGCAAGTCAGGCAAATCTGCAGGTGCTGCAACTCGGATATAACAAGCTTACCAACCTGACTGAAGGCATGATGCGAGGTCTGGGACGCATGCAGTGTCTTTTCTTGCAGCACAACCTGATAGAGGTCATTGCCACTAATGCATTCTGGGAATGCCCCAGTCTCAGCAACCTGGACCTGTCATCGAACAAGCTAGCCAGGTTGGACCCATCCACCTTCACCGTGTTGGGCAGACTGATGGGATGTGAGCTTGCAGGCAACCCTTTCCATTGCGGCTGTGAGCTTTACAGCTTTCTCACCTGGTTGGAGGCCTTTAATAATGTCACGCACACTTATGATCGACTTCAATGTGAGACCCCACGAGAGCTGAACAGTTATCCGTTGCTAAGTCCTGTTGGAAGTCATGGGCGCAGTGCCCGTTACATTCTTTCCTCAGTGTGCCGAGACGGGGTACTGATTCCTGGCATGACTTCCCTGCCACCCGATCCTGAAGTGTCTGGCATGGAACCTGACATATTTGACCCCCTCCGGCCATACCATCAGCCGACAACTTCTTCTGAAAATGCATTTAGCCCCAGCATCAAACTGCAACATGTGTCTCTCTCCTCTGCATCTCTTCTTATTCAGATTCCGAAGCCGTACAGCAAAATGTACATCCTCGTGCAGTACAATCAGAGCTTTGTGTCAGATGTGATGAACTTGAAGAATAAAAAGGAGCTGATCACACTCGATAAACTTAAACCAAACACCAATTACACATTTTGTGTGGCCTCCATACGGAACTCACAGCGTTACAACCATACATGTTTATACTTTTCCAGCCGAGCTCCTAACCCGGATGACCTGATGCCCCCACCTTCCACCACCACTCATTACATCATGACCATAGTGGGCTGCCTCTTTGGAATGCTCATTGTGCTCGGCTTTGTCTACTACTGCTTGCGAAGACGCCGTAGAcaagaagagaaagagaaatccATCTGTGTAAAGAAAACCATTCTGGAAATGCGTTACGGACCAGAGGTGGCAGCTGCGGTTGCAAACGATCCTGCAGCTGTTCAAAAACTCCATGAGCAGAGCCATCATCAGCATCATCATGGCAAACTAGCCATGTCCTCCTCTTCCAGCTCCGCCATGCTTGGCCACGGTTCGGCCAACACTAGCTCGTCACGCCTGTCCTCCATCCCTCAAGTTGAAAAGATGGCTACTGCCTTCTCTGAAACCATAGCCACTAAAGGAAACTACATGGATATTAGGACATCTGCTATTGGAGATGACAGGGGGAGAGATGGAGCTGTGGTACATGGTTTGCGAGAGGAAGACTTCAGGGAGGATGATGGAAGTGACCTGGGTGATGATTCTGACGACGATGGCCGAGGATCAGCTTCAGAGATTTCGACCATTGCTATGGAAGTGGACAAAGTCAACCAGATAATCAACAACTGCATTGATGCACTCAAGTTGGACTGTGTTGCAGCATCTACCACTTCTACCACAACAAGTGGTCCCACATCTCCCCCACCTACCTCCAGCTCCTCCTTGACCAGAGGTCTCATTCCCACTTCTATTAGCATCAATGATACATGCCAAGTCCTGCCATCCCCAAAAATCCCTGCTCCACCTCCACTTCCCTTCACAGCTCCCCTTTCTGAAAGACCTGGGATCACAGGGGGCGGCTTTATGTCACCGCCATACCGGCCTCCTCCCCCAGCGACCGCAGTAAGGCCCATTCAAAGACAAATGAGTGCAGACGCGGCCGTAATTGTCTCCGCTTCCAAGAGGCACTGCCGCCCATCCAGTGGGAAAGGAGGTCGTGTTTACAGCCTGGATGTTCCAGAGCCCCTTAGCCCAGACCCCTGCCAGTATCCAGACAAGGGCAGCCCTGTGGGTTGTGGTGAGCCCCTGGAGAGGCTCCCGTTAGTATGCGGCGGTGGGGGCTGTAGCATAGATGGCGATATTGTAGATGGGATGGCCCTACAGCAGCACCTAGAGGTGCACCCTGACTACCACTGTGCGGAGCATCGTCACTCCGTCCCCGCTCTTTACTACGAGGGCTCTCATGACTCCCCGGCCCAGAGGGTGTCTTTCCTGAAGCCTTTGTCGCGCACCAAAAGAGACGCTGCCTCTTACTCTCAGCTCTCTCCCCGACACCACAATTACTCTGGGTACTCCTCTAGTCCAGAGTACTCCTCTGAGAGCACCTTGCGGATCTGGGAGCGCTTCCGTCCCAACCGAAAGGGCCCACGTGAAGAATCCTGTTACGTCACGGCCGGAAATGCCCTGCGTAAAAAGGTCCAGTTTGCCAAGGGGGAGGACTTGCATGACATCCTTGACTACTGGAAGGGTGTGTCAGCACAACAGAAGCTGTAA